One part of the Sorangiineae bacterium MSr11954 genome encodes these proteins:
- a CDS encoding ATP-binding cassette domain-containing protein, with product MIEFKNIAKSFGEKQVLDDVSFAVRRGEVFFIIGASGVGKSVLIKHLVGLLYPDGGEIWLDGQEISQLDERGMYPVRKKCAMVFQHSTLFDSMTCAENVALPLRKHKGLSSKEALLEAGRRLEIVHMGEFGDRYPAELGDGMRKRVAIARALTLDPEFVLFDEPTTSLDPVSARRVDKLIRELSDKLGVTSIVVSHDLVSIFNIADRIVMLYKGRVRLLGTPDDFKQSNDEVVQQFIHGRAQGPMDL from the coding sequence ATGATCGAATTCAAGAATATTGCCAAGTCCTTTGGCGAAAAGCAGGTGCTCGACGATGTGAGCTTCGCGGTCCGTCGCGGCGAAGTGTTCTTCATCATCGGCGCATCCGGGGTCGGAAAGAGTGTGCTGATCAAGCACCTCGTCGGGCTGCTCTATCCGGACGGCGGTGAGATCTGGCTCGATGGTCAGGAGATCAGCCAGCTCGACGAGCGGGGCATGTACCCCGTGCGAAAGAAGTGCGCGATGGTCTTCCAGCACTCGACCCTCTTCGACTCCATGACGTGCGCGGAAAACGTTGCGCTGCCGCTGCGAAAGCACAAGGGCCTCTCCTCGAAGGAGGCGCTCCTCGAGGCGGGGCGGAGGCTCGAGATCGTGCACATGGGCGAGTTCGGCGATCGCTACCCCGCGGAGCTCGGCGATGGAATGCGCAAGCGCGTGGCCATCGCGCGCGCGCTCACCCTGGATCCGGAGTTCGTCTTGTTCGACGAGCCCACCACCTCGCTCGATCCGGTGAGCGCGCGGCGGGTCGACAAGCTGATTCGCGAGCTCTCCGACAAGCTGGGGGTCACGTCCATCGTGGTGAGCCACGATTTGGTCAGCATCTTCAACATCGCGGACCGCATCGTCATGCTCTATAAAGGAAGAGTGCGTTTATTGGGCACACCGGACGACTTCAAACAATCGAACGACGAAGTGGTTCAGCAATTCATTCACGGGCGCGCACAAGGACCGATGGATCTTTGA